Proteins from one Impatiens glandulifera chromosome 2, dImpGla2.1, whole genome shotgun sequence genomic window:
- the LOC124923990 gene encoding CTL-like protein DDB_G0288717 has translation MANVEESDNPSSSIQEPFLSKPYSPPPSINEPTISDPDQSQFLQISYNSGPRPFKDIAFLILFLLLLLCTFGFGIFAVVSHNPNSTIVSSFVYDSNSTSCVNDSLTTSFSNHPFPFTISLALLSSSSDLVKVMVWTLVITLILSGPLALFILWLLKRYTKQLVYVSLPFFVLIPVSLNVYWFAACTVSSTCSDDFPLAYRILVFIFVFLVIAVLVWIIYINWNRIELTVKIIGIAAHALSQNLGLFAVLPGLIVGLLVYYVPIVVFLVFASRNGKIVARVKNEEYYCAWKVDSWVPAYYAFAIIHMLWSASALIEAHTYVTSGTIAQWYFNKDGSTPKKSIRNSLRHAFGTSSGTICISGLLFLIVRMVRALVDAARQENNSTASGIINMILQCCVNTLLSAIDFLNKFTINFAAITGEAYCTSAKMSYELLKRNLLSAVFVETVSTRILGGIVFVLSAVYAIAACGVVNGVSELGADSYFVGGMVWVLLIVILGYFVHVVDEVIESVYICYAIDRDRGDVCKQEVHEVYVHLPISRLSHPSSLV, from the exons atggcaAACGTGGAAGAGTCTGATAATCCATCTTCATCCATTCAGGAGCCTTTTCTTTCCAAGCCCTATTCTCCTCCACCCTCAATCAATGAACCAACCATCTCTGACCCAGATCAATCACAGTTTCTCCAGATATCTTACAATTCTGGCCCAAGACCCTTTAAAGACATCGCCTTTCTCATCCTtttccttctcctccttctctgcACTTTCGGCTTCGGCATATTCGCAGTCGTCAGCCACAATCCCAACTCTACTATCGTCTCCTCCTTCGTCTACGACTCCAATTCCACCTCCTGTGTCAATGATTCCTTAACCACCTCTTTTTCAAATCACCCATTTCCCTTTACTATTTCTCTCGCTCTCCTTTCCTCGAGCTCCGATCTAGTCAAAGTTATGGTTTGGACCCTTGTAATTACTCTAATCCTGAGTGGACCCTTGGCGCTTTTTATCCTCTGGTTACTTAAACGTTATACCAAGCAGCTTGTCTACGTTTCCCTCCCATTCTTTGTCTTAATACCCGTTTCACTAAACGTTTACTGGTTCGCAGCCTGCACTGTTAGCTCTACTTGTAGTGACGATTTCCCTTTGGCTTATCGTATTCTAGTATTCATCTTCGTGTTTTTGGTGATTGCTGTTCTTGTTTGGATTATTTACATCAATTGGAACAGAATTGAACTGACTGTGAAGATAATTGGGATTGCTGCCCATGCTTTGTCACAGAATTTGGGCCTGTTTGCCGTTCTTCCAGGTCTGATAGTGGGTTTGCTAGTTTATTATGTGCCAATTGTTGTGTTTTTGGTGTTTGCAAGTAGGAATGGGAAGATTGTGGCTAGAGTGAAGAATGAAGAGTATTACTGTGCTTGGAAGGTAGATAGTTGGGTCCCTGCTTATTATGCCTTTGCAATTATCCATATGCTGTGGTCTGCTTCGGCTTTGATCGAAGCACATACTTATGTAACGAGCGGAACTATTGCTCAATGGTATTTCAATAAGGACGGCTCCACTCCGAAAAAGAGTATTCGAAACTCTCTGAG GCATGCCTTTGGAACATCATCGGGAACAATATGCATATCGGGATTACTCTTTCTCATTGTCCGAATGGTGAGGGCTTTGGTGGATGCGGCGAGACAAGAGAATAATAGTACTGCTTCAGGAATAATAAACATGATCCTTCAATGCTGTGTTAACACTCTCTTGTCTGCTATTGATTTTCTCAACAAATTCACAATCAACTTTGCTGCTATAACCGGAGAAGCATACTGCACATCTGCAAAGATGTCTTATGAGCTTCTAAAACGCAATCTTCTGTCAGCTGTTTTCGTAGAGACAGTGTCAACGCGCATTCTTGGAGGCATTGTTTTCGTTCTCTCAGCAGTTTATGCTATCGCG GCATGTGGGGTTGTGAATGGGGTCAGCGAACTCGGGGCAGATTCATATTTTGTAGGGGGAATGGTATGGGTGTTGCTGATTGTTATCCTCGGTTATTTCGTGCATGTTGTGGATGAGGTTATAGAGTCCGTGTATATATGTTATGCCATTGATAGGGATAGAGGTGATGTATGTAAGCAGGAGGTTCATGAAGTTTATGTGCATCTACCTATCAGTCGACTGAGCCATCCATCCTCTCTAGTTTAA
- the LOC124926153 gene encoding endo-1,4-beta-xylanase 5 — translation MQVFWRFNSFTLIMIVADGPLYDSTAYTKCRENPEEALYNGGILKGQSAELVPIAGFNGSTTYSPAFILQNLSSNANFYSFSIWIKIKGSDSALVTARLVTGNTTTRTCIGTVIAKPSCWSFLKGGFVFSSSSETNLSIIYFQSSDKRVSAIEMASSSLQPFTKQEWTINQNYKINTVRKRAVTIHVSDQMGQGIQGAEITVRQVAKDFPFGSAISKTILGNSYYQKWFVDRFNAAVFENELKWYATEPKRGQLNYTIADQMLEFVRSNQIIVRGHNIFWEDPKYTPDWVRNLTGQELQAAVDSRIKSLMSKYKDQFIHWDVSNEMLHFRFYEERLGPNATLHFFDVAHRSDPLATLFMNEFNVVETCADEDSNVDAYVESFRELEQGGVFMDGIGLEGHFTVPNPPLIRAIIDKLATLGLPIWLTEVDISSTLDQTTQALYLKEVLMEGFSHPAVDGIMLWTAMNGQGRCYQMCLTDSKFNNLATGDAVDELLKEWETASLHGQYSDEHGSYSFFGFLGEYQVEVKYKNKTRLSTFSLDRGDETRHFTIQL, via the exons ATGCAAGTCTTTTGGAGGTTTAATTCGTTTACATTAATTATGATTGTTGCAGATGGCCCATTATATGATTCCACAGCCTACACTAAG TGTCGGGAGAATCCAGAAGAGGCGCTCTACAATGGAGGAATCTTGAAGGGTCAGTCTGCAGAACTTGTACCAATTGCCGGCTTCAATGGATCAACAACTTACTCCCCTGCTTTCATTTTGCAAAATCTCTCCTCAAACGCCAACTTTTACTCTTTCTCCA TCTGGATCAAGATTAAAGGGTCTGATTCAGCCCTTGTGACCGCGCGACTTGTAACGGGAAACACCACCACCCGCACCTGCATTGGAACTGTTATTGCCAAACCATCATGTTGGTCTTTCCTCAAGGGTGGTTTTGTCTTCTCATCCTCCTCAGAGACCAATCTCTCCATCATATATTTCCAG AGTTCTGATAAAAGAGTAAGCGCCATAGAAATGGCAAGTTCCTCGTTGCAGCCTTTCACTAAACAAGAATGGACAATAAACCAGAACTACAAAATTAACACTGTAAGGAAGCGTGCCGTGACCATTCATGTATCCGATCAAATGGGACAAGGCATACAAGGAGCAGAGATTACAGTTCGGCAAGTTGCCAAAGATTTCCCATTTGGATCTGCCATATCCAAAACCATTCTTGGCAATTCCTACTACCAGAAATGGTTCGTGGACCGTTTCAACGCAGCAGTTTTTGAGAACGAGCTCAAATGGTACGCAACAGAACCGAAGCGTGGCCAACTCAACTACACCATAGCCGATCAAATGCTGGAATTCGTTCGTTCGAATCAAATCATAGTCAGAGGGCATAATATTTTCTGGGAAGATCCAAAGTACACGCCGGATTGGGTTCGTAACCTGACAGGGCAAGAACTTCAAGCAGCAGTAGATTCCAGGATTAAAAGCCTGATGAGCAAGTACAAGGACCAGTTCATACATTGGGATGTGAGCAATGAAATGCTGCACTTCAGATTCTATGAGGAAAGGTTAGGACCGAATGCCACTCTTCATTTCTTCGATGTCGCTCACAGATCAGACCCTTTGGCCACGTTGTTCATGAATGAATTCAACGTGGTGGAGACTTGTGCCGACGAGGATTCAAATGTCGACGCGTATGTGGAGAGCTTTAGGGAACTCGAACAAGGAGGAGTGTTTATGGATGGGATCGGTCTAGAGGGTCATTTCACAGTGCCAAATCCTCCTCTAATAAGAGCCATAATCGATAAACTGGCAACTTTAGGTCTACCAATTTGGCTTACAGAAGTCGACATAAGCAGCACCTTAGACCAAACCACGCAG GCATTGTACCTAAAAGAGGTATTGATGGAAGGTTTCTCACATCCTGCTGTGGATGGGATAATGCTGTGGACAGCCATGAATGGTCAGGGGAGGTGTTACCAAATGTGTCTAACGGATAGTAAATTCAACAATTTGGCGACAGGTGATGCAGTGGATGAGCTCTTGAAAGAATGGGAAACGGCTAGTTTGCATGGGCAGTACTCGGACGAACACGGTTCGTATAGCTTCTTCGGTTTCCTTGGGGAGTATCAAGTTGAGGTTAAGTACAAGAACAAAACAAGACTCTCCACTTTCTCGCTTGATCGAGGAGATGAGACCAGACATTTCACCATTCAACTGTGA
- the LOC124926625 gene encoding glycine-rich protein 2-like: MAEENQRVSGVVKWFNDQKGFGFITPDDGSEDLFVHQSSIRSEGFRSLGEGETVEFIIDSGDDGRTKAVEVTGPNGVPVKGNTRGGGGGGGGRGGGGYGDNSYGGSRGGGGYGGSRGGGGYGGGGGGGGGCYKCGEEGHMARDCSQGGGGGGGRGGGGRGGGGGGGCYSCGESGHFSRECPNGAR, from the coding sequence ATGGCGGAAGAAAACCAGCGTGTTTCCGGCGTCGTCAAGTGGTTTAACGACCAAAAGGGTTTCGGTTTCATCACTCCCGATGAtggaagcgaagatttgttcgttCATCAGTCATCCATTAGATCTGAGGGTTTCCGTAGTCTTGGAGAAGGCGAGACTGTCGAGTTTATCATCGATTCTGGCGATGACGGTCGTACTAAGGCTGTTGAGGTCACTGGACCTAATGGTGTTCCCGTTAAGGGCAATACCCGCGGCGGCGGAGGCGGCGGTGGAGGTCGTGGAGGCGGTGGTTATGGAGATAACAGCTATGGTGGAAGCCGAGGCGGTGGTGGGTATGGTGGAAGTAGAGGTGGAGGAGGATACGGCGGTggtggcggcggcggcggtggtTGTTATAAGTGTGGTGAAGAGGGTCATATGGCTAGGGATTGTTCTCAGGGAGGCGGTGGCGGTGGAGGCCGTGGCGGCGGAGGCCGTGGAGGAGGCGGTGGCGGTGGATGCTATAGCTGTGGGGAAAGTGGTCATTTCTCAAGGGAATGCCCTAATGGAGCTCGTTAA